Below is a window of Herminiimonas arsenicoxydans DNA.
GTCGTCCGTTTTGTAGCTGGCGTTATCGGACATGCGCTCGGGCAGCAAATGACGACGATTCGAGGTGGCATAGATCAGTACATTGTCCGATTGCGCGGAAATACTGCCGTCCAGCGCGACCTTCAATGCCTTGTAGCCGCCCTCGCCTTCTTCAAACGATAGATCGTCGCAAAAAATGATGAAGCGTTCGGGGCGGCCCGCCACCAGATCCACAATATCCGCCAGATCGCCCAGATCGTTCTTGTCGACTTCAATCAGGCGCAAACCCTGATCCGCATACTGATTCAAGCACGCCTTGATCAGCGACGATTTGCCGGTGCCGCGCGCGCCGGTCAGCAATACATTATTCGCCGGCAAACCTTCGACGAACTGCCTGGTGTTCTGTTCTATCTGCTGCTTTTGCGTGCCGATATTGTGCAAATCACTCAATGCAATCGGCGAAATATGCGCCACCGGCTGCAGGTAGCCGCGGCCATCCTTACCGCTGGGTTTGCGCCAGCGGAATGCGATGCCGGCATCCCAGTTCGGCACCGCATGCGCCGGCGGAAGTATGGCTTCAAGACGGCCCAGCAAGGCTTCGGCACGCGTGAGGAATTGTTCGAGTTGAGTCATAGAAATCGCGCTTGATATTGATGCAGATTGCACATATTCAGGAACGGTAATCGGCATTGATCGTCACGTATTCATGCGACAGATCGCACGTCCAGATCGTTGCAGCGGCACTGCCGCGCGCGAGCTTGACGCGCACCGTGATTTCGCTTTGCTGCATCACGCGCTGACCGTCTTCTTCCTTGTAATCCGGATTACGACCGCCATTTTTGGCGACCCACACATCATCCAGATAAAGATTCAGCTTCGTCACATCGAGATCATCCACACCGGCATAACCGATCGCCGCCAGAATACGGCCGAGATTCGGATCGGAGGCAAAGAAAGCCGTTTTCACCAAAGGCGAATGGGCAATCGAATACGCAATCTTGCGGCACTCTTCCACATCCTTGCCATCTTCCACCGTCACCGTAATGAATTTGGTCGCGCCTTCACCATCGCGCACGATCATCTGCGCCAGTTCCTGCGACAGACCCAGCACCGCATCATACAAGGCGGCATATTCTGGCGTATCGATCGCGGTTACTTCCACGGCAGCGGTACCGGTCGCGATCACGATGAAGGAATCGTTGGTTGAGGTATCGCCATCGATCGTGATGCAGTTAAACGAGCGGTCTGCCACCTGTTTGACCAGATGATCCAGCACCGGCTGCGCCACCTTCGCATCGGTGGCCATGAAACCCAGCATGGTTGCCATGTTCGGCTTGATCATGCCGGCACCCTTGCTGATACCCGTCAGGGTAATCGTCTGGCCATTGATGGCGACCTGACGCGAAGCGGCTTTCGGCTGCGTATCGGTCGTCATGATGGACAAGGCAGCGTTGTACCAGTTATCGGACTGCAAATTGGATATCGCCTGCGGCAAACCGGCCACCAGACGATCCAGCGGCAAGGGTTCCAGAATCACGCCGGTGGAAAACGGCAGGATTTGCGTGGCATCGCAAGCCAGCAGATCGGCCAGCGCCGCGCACGTTGCATGGGCAGCGGCCAGACCGGCTTCGCCGGTGCCGGCGTTGGCATTGCCGGTATTGATCACCAATGCGCGTATAGGCGTATCAGCCTTGCGGGCAGCCAGATGTTCCTTGCAGACCTGCACCGGCGCTGCGCAAAAGCGGTTCTGCGTGAACACGCCCGTTACCGTTGCAGTCGGCGCCAGTCGCATCACCAGTACATCCTTGCGGTCTGCCTTGCGTATGCCGGCTTCGGCATGGCCGAGTTCGATGCCAGCAACTGCGGTCAATTTTTCAGGTACGGGAAGAGGGAGATTGACGGCCATGGCAATTTTTTTATGTAAGGTTGAAAACAAGATGCATATTGTAAACGTATCGCGTGCAATGCGATCCGACGGAAAATCAGGCAGAAGCAATCCGCCAAAGCAAAAGGGCGGGGTGGTTTATCCCCCGCCCTTCATTTTTCAACAGCTACGATCCAACTCAGGCCAGACGGCCGTGACACTGCTTGTATTTTTTACCGCTGCCGCAAGGACATGGATCGTTACGTCCCACCTTGGGCATGGTATTCACCTGTGGTTGCGAAGCGGCTTCGTGTGCCTGCGCAGTCGGCGCCAGCAATTCTTCGGGCGCAGCATCCGGATCAAAATCCGCATGCTGGTAATGCACGTTTTCCACGTGCGCCTGCGCCAGCTGCTCCTCTGCCGCATCGATTTCTTCGCGCGATTGTATCCGTACCGTCATCACCGTCTTGACCACCGCATCCTTGATCAGATTCAACATCTGGCCAAACAGCTCGAACGCTTCGCGCTTGTATTCCTGCTTCGGGTTCTTTTGCGCGTAGCCGCGCAAATGGATACCCTGCCGCAAATGGTCCAGTGCGGCCAGATGTTCGCGCCAGTTTGAATCGACCGACTGCAACATCACACCGCGCTCGAAACCGGCAAACGATTCCCTGCCGACGATGGCGACTTTTGCTTCATATGCAGCATCGGTTACCTGCAGCAACCGTTCGAGCATTTCTTCGTCGGTGATGTTCGGCTCGGCTTCCAGTACGGCAGCCAGCGAAAAATCAATTTGCCATTCGTTGCGGAGAATCTCATCCAGCGCCTTCAAATCCCACTGTTCTTCCATCGACTGTTCAGGCACATAAGTGCGGAACAGATCGGCAAAGACGCCCTGGCGCAATGAAGTAATCAGCTCGGATACATCCTGTGTCTCCAGCAACTCATTACGCTGCTGATAAATCACTTTGCGCTGATCGTTGGCAACGTCATCGTATTCGAGCAATTGCTTGCGGATATCGAAGTTGCGTGCTTCCACCTTGCGTTGCGCCGATTCGATTGAACGCGACACGATGCCGGCTTCAATCGGTTCGCCTTCCGGCATTTTCAAGCGGTCCATGATGGCGCGCACGCGGTCGCCGGCAAAAATGCGCAGCAAGGCGTCGTCCAGCGACAGATAGAAACGCGAAGAACCCGGATCGCCCTGACGGCCGGCGCGACCGCGCAACTGGTTATCGACGCGACGCGATTCGTGGCGTTCGGTGCCGATGATGTGCAGGCCGCCGGCAGCAACCACCTGATCGTGCAGCGATTGCCATTCATCGCCCAGTTTTTGCGCCTGCGCGGTTTTTTCGGCTTCGCTCAAAGCATCATTGGCTTCAATGATCTGCACCTGCTTGGCGACGTTGCCGCCCAACACGATATCGGTACCCCGACCTGCCATATTGGTTGCAATCGTGATCGCTTTCGGACGACCGGCTTGCGCAATGATTTCCGCTTCGCGCGCATGCTGCTTGGCGTTCAGCACGTTGTGCGGCAGGTTCGCCTTGTTCAGAATGCCGGACAACAGTTCGGAATTTTCAATCGAGGTGGTGCCGACCAGAACCGGCTGTCCGCGCTCGTAGCAATCCTGAATATCCTTCAGCATTGCACCGTATTTTTCTTCCGAGGATTTGTAGACCTGATCCTGACGGTCCTTACGCTGGTTCGGGCGATTCTGCGGGATCACGACGGTTTCGAGGCCGTAGATTTCCTGGAATTCGTAGGCTTCGGTATCTGCCGTACCGGTCATGCCGGCCAGCTTGCTGTACATGCGGAAGTAATTCTGGAACGTGATCGACGCCAGGGTCTGATTTTCGTTTTGAATCCGCACCCCTTCCTTGGCTTCCACCGCCTGGTGCAAGCCGTCGGACCAGCGACGGCCTGTCATCAGACGACCGGTAAATTCATCGACGATCACGACTTCATCGTTCTGCACCACGTAATGCTGATCCTTGTGATACAGCGTGTGCGCGCGCAATGCCGCGTACAAATGATGGATCAGGGTGATGTTGGCAGCGTCATACAGCGATGCGCCTTCCGGCAGCAAACCCATGCGCGTCAGGATCTGCTCGGCTTTTTCATGTCCTGCTTCAGTCAGCAGCACCTGATGGGCTTTCTCGTCCTTGGTGTAATCGCCCGGCACTTCTACCGTACCTTTGCCGTCCGGCGTTTCTTCGCCGATCTGCAGGGTCAGCAAAGGCGGCACTGCATTGATCTTGTGATACAGCTCGGTATGGTTTTCTGCCTGACCTGAGATGATCAGCGGCGTGCGCGCTTCATCGATCAGGATCGAATCGACTTCATCGACGACGGCAAAATGCAGGTCGCGCTGCACGCGATCGGCCGTATCGTAGACCATGTTGTCGCGCAGATAATCGAAACCGAATTCGTTATTCGTACCGTACGTAATATCGGAGTTGTAGGCGATCTGCTTGGCATCGTGATCGATCTGCGACATGTTGACGCCAGTCGACAGTCCGAGCCAGCCATACAGCGTGCCCATCCATTCGGCATCGCGTTGCGCCAGATAATCATTGACGGTAACGACGTGGACACCCTTGCCGGTCAGGGCATTCAGATAGGTCGGCAGCGTCGCCATCAGGGTTTTACCTTCCCCCGTGCCCATCTCTGCAATTTTCCCGTAATGCAGCGTCATGCCGCCTATCAGCTGTACATCGAAGTGACGCATCTTCAAGACGCGCTTGCTGGCCTCGCGGCAAACGGCAAACGCTTCCGGCAGGATGCTGTCGATATCCTCACCCTTGGCAAGACGCTCCTTGAATTCGGGCGTCTTGGCCTGCAAGGCAGCATCCGATAGCTGTTCCATCGCCGGCTCGAGGGCATTGATTTCACGAACGGTCTTTTGATATTGCTTGAGTAAGCGCTGATTGCGGCTACCGAAAATCTGAGTCAGTAATGACATGCTTGGATTCTAAAAAAGGCGCCTTGAAACAACCGGACACAGCAAGCGGACTCACTTGGACTGCATCAAATTGGGCTGGGCTAAATTGTGGATTTTATCATGTGCTTTCGGGCATATTGGGCTTATCAGTCCGGAAACAATAGCTACTTGGTGAAAGCGAGGCCGATCTGACGCCTTCGATGCGGATTTATTAACGCCCATCCGTCAGCAACACGCCGCTTTGCATGCAGGATACCTTCAAATGCATGACTATCGCCATCACTTGGCCGCAAGTCTGGCCTGATTGGCACCTGCCAGCAGAAACTTGTGCGGATCCTGCGCCACGCCCTTGATGCGCACCTCGAAGTGCAGATGCGGCCCGGTCGAGCGCCCGGTGGTGCCGATATCGGCAATATGCTGGCCGCGCCGCACGATGTCACCGACCTGCATCAACAGTCGCGAAGTATGCGCATAACGGGTGATCATGTCGTTGCCGTGATCGATTTCCATCATGTTGCCGTATTGCGGATGAAATTCAGCCACGGTCACGACACCGCCTGCGGCAGCCCGAATCGGCGTTCCGATAGGTGCGGCAAAGTCGATGCCTTCATGCATGGCGCTGCGGCCGGAAAAGGGATCGAGGCGCCGGCCGAAAGTCGAGGCGTTATAGCTGACGTTGACCGGCTGGCTGGTCGGCAGCAGCTTGGATTTGATCTTGTCGGTCATCAGTGTTGATTCAACGACATTCATGTAATCGGCACGTCGCTCGACATCATGCGCCATCGCATCAAGCAACGCCTTGAATTCGGATACGGTCAGATCACGACTGCTTGTACTGTCCATAGGCTCCATGCCGCCGCGTCCCGGCATTTCACGAAAATTGAACTCGCTCGGCTTGACGCCGGCCAGACCCTGCACGCGCTCCCCGAGTGCATCCAGACGCATCAACTGCGCCTGCATCTCGCCGACACGGCGTGCCATCAAGGCCAGATTTTCTTTGAGGAATTTTTCTTTTTGTGCTTCATCGCCTTGCGCGCCGGCAGCGAACATTTCACGCAATGGCGACGGCATATGCGCGGCATTGCTGGATACCAGATAGAACAGCAAAGACGTCATCAGCAGCATCGCCGCCACAAGGCCGGCAACGCCCAGCATCAGATGCCGATGCGTCAGAGTGACGGATTTGGCATGGGTAAAACGTGGGTGCAACAAAATAATCTGCATCGCGACTCCCTGACCTCGCCGGTCGGCAGCGAGGTGTGATAAGGTTTCATGACGATGCGCGCACCCTCATTTACCCCTTTCAAGCAAAACACACCTTCACAAAAAAATGCGAAGGGTGCTGCGGAATTCTTACGCTCCCACGACAAGATGGCGGCGCTCATGCCGTCCATCACGCGGATGGCCGCACTGCAAAAAGATTGTGCAGCAGCATTGCCGGCCATGTTTATTCATTGCGCCGTATTGCAATTCGAGGCAGACCAGCTGGTTCTATCCGTACCGAATGCGGCACTGGCTGCGAGACTGAAACAGCAATGTCCAAAACTGCAAGACGAATTGCTGCAGCGGGGTTGGCAGATTAATTCAATCCGTCTTAAAGTGCAAGTAAGCAAAATACTTGTGAAATCAACAGCTTCCGCTCCTTTGGTGCTGCCGACACAAGCCATTTCGGCATTTTCCGAACTCAATGCAGCCCTGGAAGATTCACCGCGCAACCAGGCATTGAAGAATGCGCTGGCATCGATGATGCAACATCATCGCCGCGCAAAATAAAGTCAGAAGCAAATTCCACAGCGACGCTAGAACAACAACCAGACCGTGTGCGACATGAAACGCCACTGCTGCGGCATGACGCTACGTCTCGCCGAGAGTGACGTCAGTTCAGCACCCACTCCTGCCCGGCCTGGCGCGCATAGTCTTTGGGCGCCGCTTCGATCTGGTCAAAGGTGACGATTTCATAGGCATCAGGCTGCTCCAGCAAGGCACGCACCAGCAGATTGTTCAGCATGTGGCCCGATTTGTGCGCGTTGTAGCTGGCAATCAATGGATGGCCGACCAGATACAGATCACCGATCGCATCCAGAATCTTGTGCCGTACGAACTCATTGTCGTAACGCAGGCCGTCGCTATTGAGTATGCGGTATTCATCCATCACGATCGCGTTTTCCAGCGAGCCACCGCGGATCAGACCCATGCCGCGCAGGGTTTCCATATCCTGCATGAAACCGAAGGTGCGCGCACGCGCCACATCTTTTACATATGACTCAAAACTGAAGTCGATTTCCGCAGTCTGGCCGGTGGCATCGACGGCAGGATGATTGAATTCGATGAAGAACTTGAGCTTGAAACCTTCATACGGCTCCAGCCGCGCCCAGATTTCCCGCTCGCCGCTGCCGTGGCGTACTTCCACCGCTTTCTTGATGCGGATGAATTTTTTGGCGGCTTCCTGCTCCTGCAAGCCGGCTTGCTGCAACAGGAAGACAAAGGACGACGCCGAGCCGTCCATGATGGGAACCTCTTCCGCCGTCAGATCGACGTACAGATTATCGATACCCAGGCCGGCACAGGCCGACATCAAGTGTTCGACCGTCGACACCTTGGCATCGCCCTGCTGCAAAGTGGAAGCCATGCGGGTATCGCCGACCAGTAGCGCCTGCGCGGGCAGCTCTACCACCGGGTCTAGATCGATGCGGTAGAACACGATGCCGGTATCGACAGGGGCTGGGCGCAGCGTCAATTCCACCTTGGTGCCGGAATGCAGGCCGACGCCGACGGACTTGACTGATTGTTTGATGGTGCGTTGTTTTAACATCTGAAGATTATAGCAATCACGGGGGGAATTCGCGTGGCTATGGTGGAGGGCTTGTGTTGAAAACAACAGAGGATTTGCTTGGCGAGTACGGCTTTAATACTGATGTCTCTTCGATGAGAGTCAGTTGCCGGGGGTAGCCCGGCGGCTACTCACTTTTCTTGCTTCGCCAAGAAAAGTAAGCAAAAGAAGGCGACCGCACAGCCGCTGCCCTGCGGGTTCCCGTTTATGCCGCGCAAAAAATGGGAAACGGGCGAAACTCGCCTGCGGCTCAGACAACGCCCATTTCTCTTTCCATTTTCTGCGCGTCACAAACGGCAGCGTCACAGCGGAGGGGCAGGTCCGGCTCGCCTTCGGCATTGCCGAGCCCACACCGTGATGGTAATAAATTGAGTAAATAGATGGTGAAATTTTTAAGAGCTAAAAAACATTGGCTCATTATTCAGCACCCGTGCATCAAGCGCCCGATGCCGAAGGCGAGGAAGCGTGTCGCCCCGCTGTGACGCTGCCAGTGAGGCGATGCCGAAAATGGATAAAGAAGTGAACGTTGTCTGAGCCGCAGGCGAGTTTCGTTCACTTCCCATTTTTGGCGGCGCAGCACTGGGGAGCCCGTAGGGCCAGCGGCTGTGCGGTCGCCTTTCTTTGCCTTCTTTCTTTGGCGAAGCAAAGAAAGAAGGTGGCCGCCGGGCCACTCCCGGCAACTGAGTCTCATCGAAGAAAAACCAATTTCAGTACGAAGAAAACGCTGTTCCAATCCAAATCCATAAACAAAAAATGCCGCCCGATCTCTCAATCGGACGGCATTTCCTGAAACAGAAAAACTTAGATCTGTTCCAGCAGTTTTTCTGCTGTCGATACTTCCAGATGACCGCTATCTTCCACGTTCAATTGCTTGACGACGCCATCTTCCACCAGCATCGAGTAACGTTGCGAACGTACGCCCAGGCCGCCTTTGGTCAGATCGAATTCCATACCCAGTGCCTTGGTGAATGTGCCGCTGCCGTCAGCGATGAAACGTACTTTACCGGCTGCTTTTTGGTCGCGGCCCCATGCACCCATGACGAACGGATCGTTAACCGAAATGCACCAGATTTCATCAACGCCTTTGGCTTTGAACTGATCCGCTGCCTTGATGTAGCCAGGCGCGTGTGTTTCGGAGCAGGTTGGCGTGAATGCGCCTGGAACTGCGAAAATTGCGATTTTCTTGCCTTTGGTTGCTTCATGCACCATGACTTTGCTTGGGCCAACGGAACAAGCTTCGCTTGCTACGTCGATGTACTCTGCGAGCCGCGCTTCTGGCAGCTGATCACCAATTTTGATTGTCATTGCGAATTCCTTTGATTGATTTTAACGGCAGTGCCGATTAGAAAACGCCGCGCACGGGGCGCGGCGTAGAAACCGAAGTATGCCTTGTTCTGTCTGTTTTTGCAGGCAGTTTGACAACTTGCATCAAACCACCTGCCTGCAACAGGAAAAACGCGGCAGAAATCAGCAGGAAATCAGTGGGCTGCTTAGTCAGCCTGTTTGCGCAGGAAGGCTGGAATGTCATAGGTTTCCATGCCGTTCTTTTCCAGTGCACGCACGGTGTCCGACGCCGATTCACGACGCCATACTGCCGGCGCCTTCAAGCCGTCAAACGAAGCCGCAGGCTGGACACTGCCCTGCATCATGCCCGTGTTTGCCATCATCGGTTCGTTATGCGTACCGGTACGCAACATCGGAGTTTGCACCAGTTGCACGCCTTTGCGCGCACGCCCCAAACCGGTCGCAACAACTGTCACGCGAATATCGTCGCCCATTTCATCGTCGTACGCGATACCTTGCGCAATCGATGCATCGGGTGCGGCGAAAGCACGCACGGTTGCCATGACTTCCTTGATTTCCTTGCCTTTGAGGCTACGGCTGGCAGTCACGTTGACCAACACGCCGCGCGCGCCGGACAGATCGATACCGTCGAGCAATGGAGAGGCAACTGCCTGCTCCGCTGCAATACGCGCACGATCGACGCCATGTGCCGTTGCCGTACCCATCATTGCCTTGCCTTGTTCGCCCATGATGGTTTTGACGTCATTGAAATCGACGTTGATATGGCCAGGCACATTGATGATCTCGGCAATACCGGCCACCGCGTTGTTCAGCACGTCATCGGCGTGTTGCAACCATTCGATCATGCTGTCGTCTTCGTAGATCTCTTCCAGCTTTTCATTCAGGATGATGATCAGCGAATCGACGTGCTGGCTCAGCGCTTCCAGACCTTCGTCGGCGATGTCCATGCACTTCTGGCCTTCGTATGAAAACGGTTTGGAAACTACCGCCACCGTCAGCGCGCCCTGCTCACGCGCGATTTGCGCAATGATAGGTGCGGCGCCGGTACCGGTGCCACCGCCCATGCCGGCTGCGATGAAGACCATGTGCGCGCCGCGCAATGCATCTTCGATACGCGGACGCGTTTCTTCCGCCAGCTGGCGGCCCACGGCAGGCTTCATGCCGGCGCCCAAACCGGTTTCACCGATTTGAATCACGTTATGCGCCTTCGACAATTGCAGCGCTTGCGCATCAGTATTGGCGACGATGAATTCCACGCCGGATACGCCTCTATTGATCATGTGTTGCACCGCGTTGCCACCCGCTCCGCCGACGCCAACCACCTTGATCACGGTTCCTTGTGCCACATTTTCGAGCATATCGATTTCCATGATATTTCCTTAAAGAAGTTGCAGTTTCCAGTTGCTAATCCTCACGCGGTGTGACGACTAGCAACTGCTAACTGCGGGTTAATACAAAATTAAAATTTAAAAAAACAAATAACTGAACTTAAAAACCAAAACTTAAAAATTACCCAGGAACCATTCCTTCATGCGACGGAAAATAGCTGTCGCCGATCCATCCTGACGCGTGACAATATGTCCGCGCAAATACTGCTTCTTCGCTTCCAGTAACAAACCCAACACCGTTGCATAACGCGGACTACGTACTACATCTGCCAGTTGACCGTTGTATTCGGGCGTACCCAAACGCGCAGGTTTCAGGAAAATATCTTCTGCCAGCTCCACCATGCCCGGCATCATCGAAGTGCCGCCGGTCAGCACAATGCCGGAAGACAGCACTTCTTCGTAACCTGATTCGCGTACCACCTGATGCACCAGCGAAAACAGTTCTTCGATGCGCGGTTCAATGACGGCCGCCAGCGCCTGACGCGACAAGGCGCGCGTGCCGCGATCACCCAGGCCAGGCACTTCCAGCGTTTCGCCCGGATCGGCCAGCACCTGCTTGGCCATGCCGTAGCGCAGCTTGATTTCCTCCGCTTCCGCCGTCGGCGTACGCACTGCCATTGCGATGTCGTTGGTGATCTGGTCGCCGGCAATCGGAATCACCGCCGTATGACGAATCGCACCTTCGGTGAAGATCGCAACATCTGTCGTGCCGCCGCCGATGTCGATCAGCACCACACCCAATTCTTTTTCATCCGGTGTCAGCACCGCTTCGGCCGACGCCATCGGCTGCAGAATCAGATCGGATACTTCCAGTCCGCAACGACGTATGCATTTGACGATGTTCTGCACTGCAGAAACCGCGCCGGTAACGATGTGCACCTTGACCTCGAGTCGAATGCCGCTCATGCCGATTGGTTCACGTACATCTTCCTGATTGTCGACTATGAATTCCTGCGGCACCGTGTGCAGCAATTGCTGATCGGTCGGGATGTTAACCGCCTTCGCCGTTTCAATCACGCGTGCAACATCGGTTGCCGTGACTTCCTTGTCCTTGATCGCCACCATGCCGCTGGAATTGAAGCTGCGGATGTGATTGCCGGCGATGCCGGTATACACATTGCGTATCTTGCAGTCCGCCATCAGCTCGGCTTCTTCCAGCGCACGCTGTATCGATTCGACTGTCGCCTCGATATTGACGACCACGCCTTTCTTCAAGCCGCGTGATTCGTGCTGGCCCAGACCGATCACCTCGTGGCGTCCATTCGGCATCACCTCTGCCACCACGGCCACTACTTTTGAAGTGCCGATATCGAGGCCAACGATCAGGTTTTTTGCGTCTTTTGTCATGTTTTTCCGCTTACTTTTTTTTACTCTCAGATCCGACTTTCAGTCCTTGCGCCTGCAAGGCCAGACCGTTCGGATAGCGCATATCGATACTTTCAATTCTGTCCTGCAAGCGTGCAA
It encodes the following:
- the ftsZ gene encoding Cell division protein FtsZ (Evidence 2a : Function of homologous gene experimentally demonstrated in an other organism; PubMedId : 9605973, 3000876, 8083192, 8016071, 8169229, 1528268, 1944597, 3000876; Product type cp : cell process); this encodes MEIDMLENVAQGTVIKVVGVGGAGGNAVQHMINRGVSGVEFIVANTDAQALQLSKAHNVIQIGETGLGAGMKPAVGRQLAEETRPRIEDALRGAHMVFIAAGMGGGTGTGAAPIIAQIAREQGALTVAVVSKPFSYEGQKCMDIADEGLEALSQHVDSLIIILNEKLEEIYEDDSMIEWLQHADDVLNNAVAGIAEIINVPGHINVDFNDVKTIMGEQGKAMMGTATAHGVDRARIAAEQAVASPLLDGIDLSGARGVLVNVTASRSLKGKEIKEVMATVRAFAAPDASIAQGIAYDDEMGDDIRVTVVATGLGRARKGVQLVQTPMLRTGTHNEPMMANTGMMQGSVQPAASFDGLKAPAVWRRESASDTVRALEKNGMETYDIPAFLRKQAD
- the prdX1 gene encoding Peroxiredoxin (Evidence 2a : Function of homologous gene experimentally demonstrated in an other organism; PubMedId : 10679306, 10514471, 10521424, 10751410, 10095767, 10931946, 15489334; Product type e : enzyme), which codes for MTIKIGDQLPEARLAEYIDVASEACSVGPSKVMVHEATKGKKIAIFAVPGAFTPTCSETHAPGYIKAADQFKAKGVDEIWCISVNDPFVMGAWGRDQKAAGKVRFIADGSGTFTKALGMEFDLTKGGLGVRSQRYSMLVEDGVVKQLNVEDSGHLEVSTAEKLLEQI
- the ftsA gene encoding Cell division protein FtsA (Evidence 2a : Function of homologous gene experimentally demonstrated in an other organism; PubMedId : 2995680, 6094474, 2228979, 2846985, 3139638, 1569582, 1624452, 9287029; Product type cp : cell process), with product MTKDAKNLIVGLDIGTSKVVAVVAEVMPNGRHEVIGLGQHESRGLKKGVVVNIEATVESIQRALEEAELMADCKIRNVYTGIAGNHIRSFNSSGMVAIKDKEVTATDVARVIETAKAVNIPTDQQLLHTVPQEFIVDNQEDVREPIGMSGIRLEVKVHIVTGAVSAVQNIVKCIRRCGLEVSDLILQPMASAEAVLTPDEKELGVVLIDIGGGTTDVAIFTEGAIRHTAVIPIAGDQITNDIAMAVRTPTAEAEEIKLRYGMAKQVLADPGETLEVPGLGDRGTRALSRQALAAVIEPRIEELFSLVHQVVRESGYEEVLSSGIVLTGGTSMMPGMVELAEDIFLKPARLGTPEYNGQLADVVRSPRYATVLGLLLEAKKQYLRGHIVTRQDGSATAIFRRMKEWFLGNF